Proteins encoded together in one Halothermothrix orenii H 168 window:
- the rplL gene encoding 50S ribosomal protein L7/L12, producing the protein MTKEEIIEAIENMTVLELAELVEELEEKFGVSAAAPVAMAAVPGAQGGEQQEEKTEFDVHLAEIGGKKINVIKVVREVTGLGLKDAKALVDDAPTNVKEGVSKEEAEEIKSKLEDAGATVELK; encoded by the coding sequence ATGACTAAAGAGGAAATTATTGAAGCAATTGAAAATATGACTGTACTGGAACTGGCCGAGCTGGTTGAAGAGTTAGAAGAAAAATTTGGTGTATCTGCTGCAGCTCCAGTTGCTATGGCTGCAGTTCCGGGAGCTCAGGGTGGTGAACAGCAGGAAGAAAAAACTGAATTTGATGTTCACCTTGCTGAAATTGGTGGTAAGAAGATTAATGTTATTAAGGTTGTTCGTGAAGTTACCGGTCTGGGACTTAAAGATGCTAAAGCCCTCGTTGACGATGCTCCTACCAATGTTAAAGAAGGCGTCAGCAAAGAAGAAGCTGAAGAAATTAAATCCAAGCTCGAAGATGCCGGGGCTACTGTTGAGTTAAAATAA
- the rplJ gene encoding 50S ribosomal protein L10, giving the protein MPRPEKEAVVNELTDKLSSAKSLVLTDYKGLDVATITELRAKLREAGVEYRVVKNTLARIAAKKAEIEEINEVLVGPTAIAFGIEDAVSPAKVLVDFAKEHEELEIKGGVLNGEVIDDEKIKSLAKIPPREELLAKAFAGMKAPLTGFVNVLQGNIRNLVNVLNQIKDQKDE; this is encoded by the coding sequence TTGCCTAGACCGGAAAAGGAAGCAGTTGTTAACGAGCTAACCGATAAACTCAGCAGTGCTAAATCTCTGGTTCTGACAGATTATAAGGGACTGGATGTAGCTACCATTACTGAGTTGAGAGCAAAGTTAAGAGAAGCTGGTGTTGAGTACAGGGTTGTTAAAAATACCCTGGCCAGAATAGCGGCCAAAAAGGCTGAAATTGAAGAGATTAATGAGGTTTTAGTCGGACCAACTGCAATTGCATTTGGTATTGAAGATGCTGTATCACCGGCAAAGGTGCTTGTGGATTTTGCCAAAGAACATGAAGAACTTGAAATTAAGGGTGGCGTACTTAATGGTGAAGTAATTGATGATGAAAAAATAAAATCACTGGCCAAGATCCCACCGAGAGAAGAGTTGCTGGCAAAGGCTTTTGCCGGTATGAAGGCTCCTTTGACCGGATTTGTTAATGTCTTGCAGGGTAATATTAGAAATCTTGTTAATGTCTTAAACCAGATCAAGGATCAAAAGGATGAGTAA